A window from Centropristis striata isolate RG_2023a ecotype Rhode Island chromosome 4, C.striata_1.0, whole genome shotgun sequence encodes these proteins:
- the fxyd6 gene encoding FXYD domain-containing ion transport regulator 6 encodes METILLFLSSLLVCVAAVSDPSAQDGKETVEDPFVYNYESLRIGGLAFAVVLFTLGILLILSRRCRCNINQKPRAPGDEEAQEENLIVSKVAAAAKETPAEN; translated from the exons ATGGAAACTATTTTGCTCTTCCTCTCTTCACTCCTGGTGTGTGTGGCTG ccgTATCAGACCCCAGTGCACAGG atgGCAAGGAGACAGTTGAAGACCCATTTGTTTATA ACTATGAGAGCCTGAGGATCGGGGGATTGGCATTTGCCGTGGTGCTGTTTACTCTGGGCATCCTGCTCATCCTCA GTCGACGATGCCGCTGCAATATCAACCAGAAGCCCAG GGCTCCCGGAGACGAGGAGGCGCAGGAGGAGAACCTGATTGTCTCCAAGG TTGCAGCGGCTGCCAAAGAGACTCCAGCAGAGAACTGA